A single region of the Planctomycetota bacterium genome encodes:
- the rpmH gene encoding 50S ribosomal protein L34: MQSTYRPSKTKRRRKGGFRARMKTKGGRKVLSRRRARGCWKLTVSDEPTIKNRK, from the coding sequence ATGCAAAGCACATATCGGCCATCCAAGACCAAGCGGCGCCGCAAGGGCGGGTTCCGGGCCCGGATGAAGACCAAGGGCGGGCGCAAGGTGTTATCGCGCCGTCGGGCCCGGGGCTGCTGGAAACTCACCGTCAGCGACGAGCCGACCATCAAGAACCGGAAATAA
- the pilM gene encoding pilus assembly protein PilM — protein sequence MFGSKDLLGIEIGGQYLKIIQFNKKQEILNWVSTDIRTLNDDGIVEFIRNYIQEKGIKASDVINPVSARYTITKNIELPSTNPAEIKQIIKLQAGHHSPYSPEEIIIDYIPIGVFRGGYTRIFLVIVNRDNIKRNFDIIERSGLRLKKMVLSLETMALWYKDRSPSNSLGILHLDADNTDFLVIKEQKPIFLRNIPVGVEQILYDRDKYGPQLQEEINHSLEAYQTEQLESLSRIVACGATSKVAEFLRSIPEQSNLIVDVEDNLEGLKLASTAPDVKGVASDLSVISLAAGVAKYNKTHLDITPEEVRVRETVAEKSRDIIWLGTLLFFILILFLAIFAQKIWMKNKMVNMLSEENQKYQKEAGQLKDTKKRIDQVKNHFQRRNFALGALDEIHKCMTSDIYLTSLQIDDQQISGREQQNSTKVVLRGVANATADVHQMVDRLEKSRYFKEVKAPATTPRTEINRANNQRRDVVDFEISGKLELE from the coding sequence ATGTTTGGCTCTAAAGATTTGCTGGGTATTGAAATAGGCGGGCAGTATCTTAAAATCATCCAATTTAACAAGAAGCAGGAGATACTGAATTGGGTTTCAACCGACATCAGAACGCTAAACGACGACGGCATCGTCGAATTTATCCGAAACTATATTCAGGAAAAGGGGATAAAAGCCTCTGATGTAATTAACCCCGTCTCGGCGCGGTACACTATCACTAAAAATATTGAATTGCCTTCCACCAATCCGGCGGAAATCAAGCAGATTATCAAACTTCAGGCCGGGCATCATTCGCCTTATTCTCCCGAAGAAATTATCATCGATTATATCCCCATCGGCGTCTTCAGGGGTGGCTATACCAGGATATTCCTGGTGATCGTCAATCGCGATAATATCAAACGTAATTTTGATATCATAGAACGCTCCGGGTTAAGACTGAAAAAGATGGTTTTATCCCTGGAAACCATGGCTTTGTGGTATAAAGACCGCTCTCCTTCTAATTCCCTGGGAATACTCCACTTAGACGCCGATAACACGGATTTTCTGGTGATTAAGGAGCAAAAACCCATCTTCCTGCGCAATATTCCGGTCGGGGTGGAGCAAATATTATATGATCGCGATAAATACGGACCTCAATTACAGGAGGAAATCAATCATTCCCTGGAGGCCTACCAGACCGAACAACTGGAATCGCTTTCAAGGATAGTCGCCTGCGGCGCCACCTCAAAAGTCGCAGAATTCCTGCGCTCGATTCCGGAGCAGAGCAATCTTATCGTTGACGTTGAAGACAATCTTGAGGGGCTAAAGCTTGCTTCAACCGCGCCGGATGTTAAGGGCGTGGCTTCAGACCTTTCGGTCATCAGCCTGGCAGCCGGCGTGGCTAAATATAATAAGACCCATCTCGATATAACGCCCGAGGAAGTAAGAGTGCGTGAGACCGTGGCTGAAAAAAGCCGTGATATCATCTGGCTGGGCACTCTTTTATTCTTTATTCTGATATTGTTCCTGGCTATCTTCGCCCAGAAAATATGGATGAAAAATAAAATGGTAAATATGCTCAGCGAGGAAAACCAAAAATACCAGAAAGAGGCGGGTCAGTTAAAGGATACCAAAAAACGCATTGATCAGGTGAAAAATCATTTCCAGCGCCGGAATTTCGCCCTAGGCGCCCTGGACGAAATTCATAAATGCATGACCTCGGATATTTACCTAACCAGCCTGCAGATTGACGACCAGCAAATCAGTGGCCGGGAACAGCAGAATTCCACCAAAGTTGTCCTACGCGGGGTGGCCAATGCTACCGCAGATGTTCACCAGATGGTGGATCGGCTGGAAAAATCAAGGTATTTCAAGGAGGTTAAGGCGCCGGCCACCACCCCACGTACCGAAATAAATCGGGCCAACAATCAAAGAAGAGATGTGGTGGATTTTGAAATAAGCGGGAAACTGGAGTTGGAATAA
- a CDS encoding prepilin-type N-terminal cleavage/methylation domain-containing protein — MISQIGRKITRSSAKNTASLSAGITLLEVLVAISIMAICIIAIFDAFISCFDAQLRSENHAKTAMISMDALEYAEEFPISLSPEELNEDIRKFTWQFTQNDIEEYPKLKEIVIDTTWEQGKRSGRLSLTTYCWNPQKE, encoded by the coding sequence ATGATATCCCAAATTGGAAGAAAGATAACTAGATCTTCTGCCAAAAATACCGCCTCGCTATCAGCCGGGATAACCCTGCTTGAAGTCTTGGTGGCTATCTCCATCATGGCAATCTGTATTATAGCCATCTTTGATGCTTTTATCAGCTGTTTTGATGCCCAGTTAAGGTCGGAAAACCACGCCAAAACCGCGATGATTTCTATGGATGCCCTGGAATACGCCGAGGAATTTCCGATTTCCTTAAGCCCGGAAGAATTGAACGAGGATATTCGTAAATTCACCTGGCAATTTACTCAGAATGACATTGAAGAGTATCCCAAGTTGAAAGAAATAGTTATTGATACCACCTGGGAACAGGGTAAAAGAAGCGGAAGGCTTTCCTTAACGACGTATTGTTGGAACCCCCAGAAAGAGTAA
- the prmC gene encoding peptide chain release factor N(5)-glutamine methyltransferase, translated as MRIIEALSQHSSDKEILLAHILKCQTIELYKNPRRIISRAQYARFRNLIAKHQKGWPMAYLTGHKEFMSLDFKVTPEVLIPRPETELLVEQALGSIEHLAKSLEKAPITLHSKPETLIILDLGTGSGNIAVSLAHYTLNTLCSTPFRIFASDISRPALRIARLNARQHQAGKYIKFCYGDLFKPFKGLTADIIVSNPPYVDRAEKSKWQSGLRHEPPAALWAGKRGLSYIEKIIKQAPDYLKPGGYLLLEIGIGQAKETLNLAGQSGQFRDIRILNDYSRIPRVFLANRR; from the coding sequence ATGCGCATTATAGAGGCCTTGTCACAACATTCTTCGGATAAAGAAATCCTGCTGGCCCACATCCTGAAATGCCAGACCATAGAGCTGTATAAAAACCCGCGCCGGATAATCAGCCGGGCGCAATACGCCCGCTTCCGGAACCTGATTGCGAAACACCAAAAGGGCTGGCCAATGGCCTACCTGACCGGGCATAAGGAATTCATGTCGCTGGATTTTAAGGTCACGCCGGAGGTGCTGATACCCAGGCCGGAAACAGAACTGCTGGTTGAGCAGGCGCTAGGAAGCATAGAGCATCTAGCAAAGAGCTTAGAGAAAGCGCCTATTACTCTACATTCTAAGCCCGAGACTCTAATCATTCTTGACCTCGGCACCGGCTCGGGCAACATCGCCGTCTCTTTGGCGCACTATACGCTCAACACTCTATGTTCTACGCCCTTTAGAATATTTGCCTCGGACATCTCGCGCCCGGCCCTGCGCATCGCCCGGCTTAATGCCCGGCAGCATCAGGCCGGGAAATATATCAAATTCTGTTACGGAGATTTATTTAAACCCTTTAAGGGACTGACGGCGGACATCATCGTTTCCAATCCGCCCTATGTTGACCGGGCTGAGAAATCCAAGTGGCAGTCCGGACTGAGGCATGAACCGCCGGCAGCGCTCTGGGCAGGCAAACGCGGGCTGTCGTATATTGAAAAGATAATCAAACAGGCGCCAGATTATCTCAAACCCGGCGGATATCTATTGCTGGAAATCGGTATCGGACAGGCAAAAGAAACGCTGAACCTGGCCGGGCAGTCCGGCCAGTTCCGGGATATAAGAATCCTAAACGACTACAGCCGCATTCCGCGCGTCTTCCTGGCTAATCGTCGTTGA
- a CDS encoding general secretion pathway protein GspK, whose product MFLSLRNGSILIIVLWIIIILTILAVSISAVASAQVFFTRQYRRQAAEYFIARAGIAQCVAELNRDKEANTYDALNEGWSNNPELFNEKQVGNGFLTVSYEYSNYLTTLSSEGESVLTSTVCGMVDEERKININTASVTVLQALFQDRAALSSVQAKEIADSIIDWRDTDENRRENGAESSYYQGLSSPYSCKNNKFDIPEELMLIKGVRPEAFQSVKEFVTVYGDGKVNINTASSPVLKALGVDLSLAEKIIRCRSGSDEIEGTEDDEVFTQPAAIISTLNKKQTITQGETNQINNLITTNAISVKSTYFQIISYGYLADINTGEVDRKNSKKITCIINRNGKIVYWRE is encoded by the coding sequence ATGTTTTTATCATTAAGAAACGGCAGCATCCTGATAATCGTTCTCTGGATAATAATCATTCTGACTATCCTGGCGGTAAGTATCAGTGCGGTTGCGTCCGCCCAGGTATTTTTTACCCGGCAATACCGCAGGCAGGCAGCAGAGTATTTCATTGCCCGAGCCGGCATTGCTCAATGCGTTGCCGAATTAAATCGTGACAAGGAAGCCAACACCTATGACGCCCTAAATGAAGGCTGGAGCAATAATCCGGAGTTATTTAATGAGAAACAAGTGGGTAACGGATTTCTGACCGTATCTTATGAATACTCCAATTACTTAACAACCCTTTCCAGTGAAGGCGAATCAGTGCTAACCAGTACCGTTTGCGGGATGGTCGACGAGGAGCGAAAGATAAATATCAATACCGCCAGCGTCACGGTTCTGCAGGCGTTATTCCAGGACAGGGCGGCTCTTTCCTCTGTCCAGGCAAAGGAGATCGCCGACAGCATTATTGATTGGCGCGATACCGACGAGAACAGAAGGGAAAACGGCGCTGAAAGCAGTTATTACCAGGGTTTGTCTTCGCCGTATTCCTGCAAGAATAATAAGTTTGACATACCCGAGGAATTGATGCTGATAAAAGGAGTGCGACCGGAGGCCTTTCAGTCCGTAAAGGAGTTCGTAACCGTTTACGGCGACGGCAAGGTCAATATTAATACGGCTTCATCTCCGGTTTTGAAAGCCCTTGGCGTAGACCTTTCATTGGCGGAAAAAATCATTCGCTGCCGGAGCGGTTCTGATGAAATCGAAGGCACCGAAGACGACGAGGTTTTTACTCAACCCGCTGCTATTATCAGCACCCTGAACAAAAAGCAGACTATTACCCAGGGGGAAACCAACCAGATAAACAACTTGATTACCACCAATGCCATAAGCGTAAAATCAACCTATTTTCAGATTATCTCTTACGGCTATCTTGCCGATATAAACACCGGGGAGGTCGACCGTAAGAATAGTAAGAAAATTACTTGTATTATCAACCGAAATGGTAAGATAGTCTACTGGCGGGAATAA
- the gspG gene encoding type II secretion system major pseudopilin GspG, giving the protein MNNKNNRGFTLIELMMVVIIIGILAAIVVPKFTGQTEKARRAAAKMEIRNISMALDRYEMENGAFPTTEQGLKALMEKPTSSPMPRDWSGPYLKDEPKDPWQKPYQYRRPSQNGLDYDLWSWGPDERDGTADDIPNWKKDN; this is encoded by the coding sequence ATGAACAATAAAAACAACCGCGGTTTTACGCTGATTGAATTGATGATGGTGGTTATTATCATCGGCATATTGGCGGCCATTGTCGTTCCAAAGTTTACCGGCCAGACCGAAAAGGCGCGAAGAGCCGCGGCAAAGATGGAAATCAGAAATATCAGTATGGCATTGGATAGGTACGAAATGGAGAACGGAGCATTCCCGACCACAGAGCAGGGACTTAAAGCCCTGATGGAAAAACCAACCTCTTCACCGATGCCCCGGGATTGGAGCGGTCCTTATCTAAAGGACGAGCCCAAAGACCCCTGGCAGAAACCTTATCAGTACCGCCGTCCTTCGCAGAATGGTCTTGATTACGACCTTTGGTCTTGGGGACCGGACGAAAGAGATGGAACTGCAGATGATATCCCAAATTGGAAGAAAGATAACTAG
- the prfA gene encoding peptide chain release factor 1: MENKLIEILKRYEEIEQLIVQPEVIGNQARYAGLMKERGSLSKFVARIKALEATRRHKKDAEELIQQNKADKDFIEMTNEELKTLSEKEKAVLTELEEMFLTDQEHGDRNVIMEIRAGTGGEESALFAAELFRMYTKYADRRGWKCLLMDSSPTGLGGFKDVTFSIEGEDVYKHLRFESGGHRVQRVPHTEASGRIHTSACTVAVLPEAEDVEVEIRPEDLKIDTYSAGGPGGQHVNKTASAVRITHLPTNTVVACMVERSQHRNKDLAMRLLRSRIYENMASKNKQERDKMRKTQIGSGDRSEKIRTYNFPQSRITDHRINFSVHNLPGVLEGDLDEMINKLLEEDRKLKLQNISASK, encoded by the coding sequence ATGGAAAACAAACTGATTGAAATCCTGAAGCGCTACGAAGAGATAGAGCAGCTCATCGTCCAGCCCGAGGTCATCGGTAACCAGGCCCGCTACGCCGGGCTGATGAAGGAGCGCGGGTCGCTGTCCAAATTCGTGGCGCGCATCAAGGCGCTGGAGGCCACCCGCCGGCATAAAAAGGACGCCGAGGAGCTAATCCAGCAAAACAAGGCCGACAAGGATTTCATCGAAATGACTAACGAGGAACTCAAAACCCTGTCGGAGAAGGAAAAGGCCGTCCTGACCGAACTGGAAGAGATGTTCCTGACGGACCAGGAGCACGGCGACCGGAACGTGATAATGGAAATCCGGGCCGGCACGGGCGGGGAAGAATCGGCCCTGTTCGCCGCCGAACTTTTCAGGATGTACACCAAATACGCGGACCGGCGGGGCTGGAAATGCCTGTTGATGGATTCCAGCCCGACCGGCCTGGGCGGGTTCAAGGATGTGACCTTTTCTATAGAAGGCGAGGACGTTTATAAGCATCTGAGATTTGAAAGCGGCGGGCATCGGGTCCAGCGTGTTCCGCACACCGAGGCCAGCGGCCGGATACATACCTCGGCCTGCACCGTGGCGGTCCTGCCCGAAGCCGAAGACGTTGAGGTCGAAATCAGACCTGAAGACCTGAAGATCGACACCTATTCAGCCGGCGGCCCGGGCGGCCAGCACGTGAACAAGACCGCTTCGGCCGTGCGCATCACCCATCTCCCGACTAATACGGTCGTGGCCTGCATGGTGGAGCGCTCCCAGCACCGCAACAAGGACCTGGCCATGCGCCTGCTGCGGAGCCGCATCTACGAGAATATGGCGTCCAAGAACAAGCAGGAGCGGGACAAGATGCGCAAAACCCAGATCGGCTCGGGCGACCGGAGCGAGAAAATCCGCACCTACAACTTTCCCCAGAGCCGGATCACCGACCACCGCATCAATTTCTCGGTCCATAACCTGCCGGGAGTGCTGGAAGGCGACCTGGACGAAATGATAAACAAGCTGCTGGAAGAAGACCGCAAGCTTAAACTCCAGAATATCTCGGCATCGAAGTAA
- the ndk gene encoding nucleoside-diphosphate kinase, which translates to MEKTLVIIKPDGVQRKLIGEIINRFESKGLKIAALKMLKVSPKQAETLYAVHKKKQFYQGLLKFITAGPVVTMVIEAIGAVNICRKLLGATFGPDAEAGTIRGDFGASISYNLIHASDSPEAAGNEIAIFFKDTEILSYTLDNWKWVYHPAEEKEIEN; encoded by the coding sequence ATGGAAAAGACACTGGTGATTATAAAACCCGACGGGGTCCAGAGGAAATTAATCGGCGAGATTATCAACCGCTTTGAAAGTAAGGGGTTGAAGATTGCGGCCTTAAAGATGCTTAAAGTCTCGCCCAAACAGGCCGAAACGCTCTACGCGGTCCATAAAAAGAAGCAGTTCTATCAGGGTTTGCTTAAGTTCATTACGGCCGGGCCGGTGGTGACGATGGTGATAGAGGCCATCGGTGCGGTGAATATTTGCCGAAAACTGCTGGGCGCTACCTTCGGGCCTGATGCCGAGGCCGGCACCATCCGCGGCGATTTTGGGGCCAGCATAAGTTACAATCTGATTCACGCCTCTGATTCGCCGGAAGCCGCCGGTAATGAAATTGCCATCTTTTTTAAGGATACGGAAATCCTGTCTTATACGCTGGATAACTGGAAATGGGTTTATCATCCGGCTGAAGAAAAAGAGATAGAGAACTAA
- a CDS encoding nucleotide sugar dehydrogenase yields the protein MKIIELIKAHRAKVGIIGMGYVGLPLAKVFSQKGFPVTGFDIDPFKIKSLAQGKSYIKHIPSTLIREMKQKYRFHATDNFKELKAMDAIIICVPTPLTVMRDPDMSYIENTAQSIAANLRKGQLIVLESTTYPGTTDEVVRPILEKTGLKCGKDFYLAFSPEREDPGNPKYSTEKIPKVVGGVDKTATDIAVLLYAQAVAKVVRVSSARVAESTKLMENIYRCVNIALVNELKMLFDKMDINIWEVISAAATKPFGFQSFYPGPGLGGHCIPIDPFYLSWKARQYEMTTRFIELAGEINISMPYYVVARTMEALNKRSRSLKDSRILILGMAYKKDVDDLRESPSLKLTELFREQGARVIYNDPFIPKLPRLRHYKFPAMKSTPLTAEMLKKQDAVVISTDHTAYDYQWLVQHSRLVIDTRNATKNVTGLANRIIRA from the coding sequence ATGAAGATAATCGAGCTCATCAAGGCGCACCGGGCCAAGGTCGGCATCATCGGCATGGGCTATGTCGGACTGCCCCTGGCCAAGGTATTTTCCCAAAAGGGGTTCCCGGTGACCGGATTCGATATCGACCCGTTCAAGATAAAATCCCTGGCCCAGGGCAAATCATACATCAAGCATATCCCGTCCACCCTGATCCGGGAGATGAAACAGAAATACAGGTTCCACGCCACGGATAATTTCAAGGAGCTTAAGGCCATGGACGCCATCATCATCTGCGTGCCCACGCCGCTGACCGTAATGCGCGACCCGGATATGTCCTACATCGAGAATACCGCCCAAAGCATTGCCGCCAACCTGCGCAAGGGACAGCTCATCGTCCTAGAAAGCACGACCTACCCGGGCACGACCGACGAGGTGGTCCGGCCCATCCTGGAAAAGACCGGCCTGAAGTGCGGGAAGGATTTCTACCTGGCCTTCTCGCCCGAGCGCGAAGACCCGGGCAATCCCAAATATTCGACCGAGAAGATACCGAAAGTCGTGGGCGGCGTGGACAAGACGGCGACGGATATCGCGGTGCTGCTCTATGCGCAGGCCGTGGCCAAGGTGGTCCGGGTGTCATCGGCCCGGGTAGCCGAGTCCACCAAGCTGATGGAGAACATCTACCGCTGCGTCAATATCGCCCTGGTCAACGAGCTCAAGATGCTCTTCGACAAGATGGACATCAACATCTGGGAAGTGATTTCGGCGGCGGCCACCAAGCCCTTCGGATTCCAGAGTTTTTATCCCGGCCCGGGCCTGGGCGGACACTGCATCCCGATCGACCCGTTTTACCTGTCCTGGAAGGCGCGCCAATACGAGATGACCACCCGGTTCATCGAGCTGGCCGGCGAGATAAATATCTCCATGCCCTATTACGTGGTGGCCCGGACCATGGAGGCGCTGAACAAGCGCTCCCGGTCGCTCAAGGATTCGCGCATCCTTATCCTGGGCATGGCCTACAAAAAGGACGTGGACGATTTGAGGGAATCGCCGTCCCTGAAGCTGACCGAGCTGTTCCGGGAACAGGGCGCCCGGGTGATTTATAACGACCCGTTCATCCCGAAACTGCCGCGCCTGAGGCACTATAAATTCCCGGCCATGAAATCCACCCCGCTGACGGCCGAGATGCTCAAGAAGCAGGATGCGGTGGTGATTTCCACCGACCATACGGCCTATGACTACCAATGGCTGGTCCAGCACAGCCGGCTGGTCATCGACACGCGCAACGCCACCAAGAACGTCACCGGATTGGCCAACCGCATTATCCGGGCGTAA
- a CDS encoding 4Fe-4S dicluster domain-containing protein — MTPQEREIYWQIPRILIAVHYGLFIIATAVFLYGVFKHFRLIRTGKKDNRFSSLPKRLFNLVYYALLQRRILERLYQGLTHTGIFYGLGILYIGTLIVLVQSDLGIIILKGTFYKYFSLTMDLAGAALLIALLFVIIRRYIIKPAELDNQWDDLLVILFLGTLAVTGFLLEGSRMVVTEIPQSAAIRYFAPLGLLTGKLLIMLGIGEPVIRAYYPICWFAHSTILVTLIAYLPWSKLMHIFTAPFNIFCRDLEHQGTLVNLDLENSEEFGITKITDFTWKHLLDLDACTRCGRCNTGCPTNLSNKPLKPKQLIQNLKNHLFIKVSRSAPPPNLAPETVSYDEIWDCTTCGFCRSNCPVFIEHPPKVVEFRRHLVLAESNFPPEVKTMFRNMETNGNPWPVSWDKRSDWCKESGVRILNEGDKTDILLWVGCAGATDDRNTKVARTLVTVLQKAKVDFAILGNAERCCGDPARRIGNEYLYQQLADENIGTLKKYKFSRILTYCPHCYNTLRNEYHQRGVDFSVAHHSEFIWELIQRGQLVAPANNSAVTYHDSCYLGRYNDIYNAPRQILKSMPGIKFREMPRNRKKSFCCGAGGGRMWMEEKRGDRINQIRIQEAFDTVTQGTIVTACPYCLTMLGDGIKEKGATDQLKAVDIVEMLS; from the coding sequence ATGACTCCGCAAGAAAGAGAAATCTACTGGCAAATCCCCCGCATTTTGATAGCCGTTCATTACGGCTTGTTTATTATTGCCACGGCCGTCTTTTTATACGGTGTTTTTAAGCATTTTCGCCTTATCAGGACAGGCAAGAAAGACAACCGTTTCTCGTCCCTGCCGAAACGCCTGTTCAATCTGGTTTATTACGCCCTGCTTCAGCGCCGTATCCTGGAGCGGCTTTACCAGGGGCTGACCCACACCGGCATCTTCTACGGCCTGGGAATCCTTTATATCGGCACGCTTATCGTCCTAGTTCAGTCCGACCTCGGCATCATTATTCTTAAGGGAACGTTTTATAAATACTTTTCTTTAACAATGGATCTGGCCGGCGCAGCGCTTTTGATTGCACTCTTATTCGTCATTATCCGGCGCTATATCATCAAGCCGGCTGAACTGGATAATCAATGGGATGATTTGCTGGTTATTTTATTCCTGGGCACGCTGGCAGTTACCGGTTTCCTCTTGGAAGGCAGCCGGATGGTTGTTACCGAGATACCCCAATCAGCCGCCATCCGCTATTTCGCGCCGCTCGGCCTGCTGACCGGGAAATTATTAATCATGCTCGGCATAGGCGAACCTGTCATCCGCGCCTATTACCCCATCTGCTGGTTCGCCCACTCGACCATTCTGGTAACCCTGATTGCATATCTTCCTTGGTCAAAGCTGATGCACATATTTACCGCACCGTTCAATATATTCTGCCGCGACCTGGAACACCAGGGCACGCTGGTAAATCTGGACCTGGAAAACTCTGAGGAATTCGGCATTACCAAGATAACCGACTTCACCTGGAAACATCTGCTGGACCTGGATGCCTGCACCAGGTGCGGGCGCTGCAACACCGGATGCCCGACCAATCTGAGCAATAAACCATTAAAACCTAAGCAACTGATTCAGAATCTCAAGAATCACCTGTTTATTAAAGTGTCCAGGTCAGCCCCGCCGCCCAATCTGGCGCCTGAGACCGTATCATATGACGAAATCTGGGACTGCACCACCTGCGGATTCTGCCGGTCCAATTGCCCGGTTTTTATCGAGCATCCGCCCAAGGTCGTGGAATTCAGGCGCCACTTAGTCCTGGCTGAAAGCAATTTCCCGCCCGAGGTCAAGACCATGTTCAGGAATATGGAAACCAACGGCAATCCCTGGCCGGTCAGCTGGGACAAGCGCAGCGACTGGTGCAAGGAGTCAGGTGTGCGGATACTGAACGAAGGCGACAAAACCGATATCCTGCTTTGGGTGGGTTGTGCCGGCGCCACGGACGATCGCAATACCAAGGTAGCCCGGACGTTGGTTACGGTGCTTCAGAAGGCAAAGGTGGATTTCGCCATACTGGGCAATGCCGAACGCTGTTGCGGCGATCCGGCCCGGCGCATCGGCAACGAATATCTTTACCAGCAACTGGCTGACGAAAATATCGGAACCCTCAAGAAATACAAATTCTCCCGGATTCTTACTTATTGCCCGCACTGCTACAATACCCTCAGGAATGAATACCACCAGCGCGGGGTTGACTTCTCCGTCGCGCACCACAGCGAATTCATCTGGGAATTGATTCAGCGGGGACAGCTGGTTGCTCCGGCGAATAATTCGGCGGTTACCTACCATGATTCCTGTTATTTAGGCCGATATAACGACATTTATAATGCGCCCCGGCAGATTCTGAAATCAATGCCGGGGATTAAATTCAGGGAAATGCCCCGTAACCGGAAAAAGAGTTTCTGTTGCGGCGCCGGCGGCGGTCGGATGTGGATGGAGGAAAAGCGGGGCGATCGGATTAATCAGATTCGCATCCAGGAGGCATTTGATACCGTCACGCAGGGCACGATTGTCACGGCCTGTCCCTATTGCCTGACCATGCTCGGAGACGGCATCAAGGAAAAAGGCGCGACCGACCAACTCAAGGCAGTAGACATCGTGGAAATGTTATCTTAG
- a CDS encoding 3D domain-containing protein, with protein sequence MRGIIITIAVLTIILAPGWYLLNLNAERNDQAGPKYFWKPVQARVTHYSCNEKAERRWKGRTSLNKSARNNDGVAVDPKIIPYGSIIHIPGIGTRVADDTGGKCRQYGRNNQILVDVRWNDKTRKELMAMGADWQTVYILQPVNDD encoded by the coding sequence ATGAGAGGAATAATCATAACTATCGCGGTACTGACGATTATCCTGGCGCCGGGTTGGTATCTGCTAAACCTAAATGCGGAACGGAACGACCAGGCCGGGCCAAAATATTTCTGGAAACCGGTCCAGGCCAGGGTCACCCACTACAGCTGCAATGAAAAAGCCGAGCGGAGATGGAAAGGCCGGACATCGCTCAATAAATCCGCCCGGAATAATGACGGCGTGGCCGTTGATCCGAAGATAATACCCTACGGCTCGATTATTCACATCCCGGGTATCGGCACCCGGGTGGCTGATGATACCGGCGGTAAATGCCGGCAGTACGGACGCAATAATCAGATCCTGGTTGACGTACGCTGGAATGACAAGACCAGGAAGGAACTCATGGCTATGGGCGCGGATTGGCAGACCGTTTACATCCTCCAGCCGGTCAACGACGATTAG
- a CDS encoding prepilin-type N-terminal cleavage/methylation domain-containing protein, whose product MISNMIKTRWSGFTLIELMIASVLTALAALAAYHTYNQGILIWKKGQENSNQDKAIITMERISRDLKNIFSFEPVGFSGEEAKIAFPRIAYRYDWLTVNEDAVIEPDSSAAESPAPLPLITKMTYEYDKNEGKLSRLEEVYAYPDLEELKVDPDGMKKESSRVILEDIEILTFSYAVTKTPELSFTNNALNSGVPYAIKIELKLKSMKDALTRTIIIPVIKPPRNEDR is encoded by the coding sequence ATGATATCAAATATGATAAAAACCAGGTGGTCGGGATTTACCCTGATAGAACTGATGATTGCCAGCGTATTGACCGCCCTGGCTGCTCTGGCCGCATACCACACTTATAACCAGGGGATTCTGATATGGAAAAAGGGACAGGAGAACTCCAATCAGGATAAAGCAATTATAACAATGGAAAGAATCAGCCGCGACCTAAAAAATATCTTTTCATTTGAGCCGGTTGGTTTCAGCGGCGAGGAGGCGAAAATTGCATTTCCCCGTATTGCTTACAGATACGATTGGCTTACTGTAAATGAGGATGCGGTAATAGAGCCGGATTCATCTGCCGCAGAATCGCCAGCGCCTCTGCCGCTTATTACCAAGATGACCTACGAGTATGACAAAAACGAAGGGAAGCTGTCGCGCTTGGAAGAGGTGTATGCTTATCCGGACCTGGAGGAGTTAAAGGTTGATCCCGACGGAATGAAGAAGGAATCGTCCCGCGTTATCCTGGAAGACATAGAAATACTGACATTTTCCTATGCCGTTACCAAAACACCGGAGCTCAGTTTCACCAATAACGCACTCAACTCCGGTGTTCCTTATGCAATAAAGATAGAGTTAAAGCTCAAAAGCATGAAAGATGCCCTGACGCGCACGATAATTATTCCGGTTATTAAACCGCCGAGAAATGAAGACAGATAA